One Gordonia mangrovi genomic region harbors:
- a CDS encoding toxin yields MIAPGDIAPRRDTDSTIYVVVLSNSIHIAADTGRIIVCPYIPGPIPEGTMAMVVAVGEPEGVALPELVQWLPVTALDDPIGNIGAEALRQAVGLMTALIT; encoded by the coding sequence GTGATCGCTCCCGGTGACATCGCGCCTCGCCGCGACACCGATAGCACGATATACGTTGTGGTGCTGTCGAATTCGATCCATATCGCGGCGGATACCGGACGTATCATCGTGTGCCCCTACATTCCCGGACCGATCCCCGAAGGCACGATGGCCATGGTCGTCGCCGTCGGAGAACCCGAGGGTGTGGCACTTCCCGAACTGGTGCAATGGCTTCCGGTCACAGCCCTCGACGACCCGATCGGAAATATCGGCGCCGAGGCATTGCGCCAGGCCGTGGGACTGATGACTGCGTTGATCACGTAG
- a CDS encoding ribbon-helix-helix protein, CopG family, with protein MAKDKVSITLDSAVLATADADAKAAGLNRSELIERALRHEHLRIALTNYTTHTVPALNIDDYADMIHQANKAAGL; from the coding sequence ATGGCCAAGGATAAGGTGTCCATCACTCTCGACAGTGCGGTCTTGGCCACTGCCGACGCCGACGCGAAGGCAGCGGGTCTGAATCGGTCTGAGCTGATCGAACGCGCGTTGCGACATGAACATCTTCGGATTGCTCTCACGAATTACACGACGCACACAGTTCCGGCACTGAACATCGACGACTACGCCGACATGATCCATCAGGCAAACAAGGCTGCCGGCTTGTGA
- a CDS encoding alpha/beta fold hydrolase has protein sequence MEVRRVALDTGVHLAVADRDGQIPVVLLHAWGETHEIFSDLLPLLPSNLRLVVPDQRGVGDSDKPSSGYEFADAADDIRGLLDALGIDRAWLVGASSGGYLAQRVAVDHPDRIAGLLLVGAPRSLRGIGDPFGEALRGLGDPITVEKVDALVGDIPTVQPIPWETMQRSNVAATTIPAHVWRVTYQALLDATAPTDDGTIDAPTLIMWGADDALLPRSDADLLHRAIDGSEMTVYPDTGHLVLLERTQWVARDIADFLHRHS, from the coding sequence ATGGAGGTGCGACGTGTCGCCCTCGACACCGGTGTTCATCTGGCGGTCGCAGACCGTGACGGCCAGATCCCCGTCGTGCTCCTGCATGCCTGGGGTGAGACGCATGAGATCTTCTCGGATCTGCTGCCGCTGCTCCCGAGCAATCTGCGGTTGGTAGTGCCCGATCAGCGTGGTGTCGGCGACAGCGACAAACCGAGCAGTGGTTACGAGTTCGCGGACGCAGCCGACGACATCCGGGGACTGCTCGATGCACTCGGCATCGACCGGGCCTGGTTGGTGGGCGCCTCGAGTGGCGGCTATCTGGCGCAGCGAGTGGCCGTCGACCACCCCGACCGGATCGCCGGTCTCCTCCTCGTCGGTGCTCCGCGCTCGCTGCGTGGGATCGGTGATCCGTTCGGTGAGGCATTGCGGGGTCTCGGCGATCCGATCACCGTGGAGAAGGTCGACGCCCTGGTCGGAGACATTCCGACGGTGCAGCCCATTCCGTGGGAAACAATGCAGCGCAGCAATGTTGCGGCGACGACGATCCCGGCGCACGTCTGGCGTGTGACGTACCAGGCGCTCCTCGACGCGACGGCGCCGACCGATGATGGCACCATCGACGCCCCGACGCTGATCATGTGGGGTGCCGACGACGCGCTGCTCCCGCGGTCTGATGCGGACCTGCTGCACCGGGCGATCGACGGCAGCGAAATGACGGTGTACCCGGACACCGGGCACCTAGTCCTGCTCGAACGGACACAGTGGGTGGCGCGCGATATCGCTGATTTCCTGCACCGGCATTCGTAG